Proteins encoded in a region of the Streptomyces violaceoruber genome:
- the guaA gene encoding glutamine-hydrolyzing GMP synthase, whose translation MSSATPAAAAPDTVLVVDFGAQYAQLIARRVREARVYSEIVPSSMPVEEILAKNPAAIILSGGPSSVYEAGAPTLDRSLFEAGVPVFGMCYGFQLMAQTLGGTVDNSGAREYGRTELAVSKPSSTLFEGTPAEQSVWMSHGDACSAAPEGFTVTGSTDVVPVAAFENDEKKLYGVQYHPEVMHSTHGQQVLEHFLYRGAGLSPDWTTGNVIEEQVAAIRAQVGDRRAICGLSGGVDSAVAAALVQKAIGSQLTCVYVDHGLMRKGETEQVEKDFVAATGVQLKVVDASERFLGALAGVSDPEQKRKIIGREFIRVFEQAQLEIMREDGPEVAFLVQGTLYPDVVESGGGTGTANIKSHHNVGGLPDDIEFELVEPLRQLFKDEVRMVGQELGLPDEIVQRQPFPGPGLGIRIVGEVTKERLDLLREADAIAREELTAAGLDRDIWQCPVVLLADVRSVGVQGDGRTYGHPIVLRPVSSEDAMTADWSRLPYEVLSKISTRITNEVTDVNRVVLDVTSKPPGTIEWE comes from the coding sequence GTGTCATCAGCGACTCCCGCTGCCGCCGCCCCCGACACCGTCCTGGTCGTCGACTTCGGCGCGCAGTACGCCCAGCTCATCGCCCGTCGTGTCCGCGAGGCGCGGGTCTACAGCGAGATCGTGCCGAGCTCCATGCCGGTCGAGGAGATCCTCGCCAAGAACCCGGCGGCCATCATCCTCTCCGGCGGCCCCTCGTCGGTGTACGAGGCGGGCGCCCCCACCCTCGACCGCTCCCTGTTCGAGGCCGGCGTCCCCGTCTTCGGCATGTGCTACGGCTTCCAGCTGATGGCGCAGACCCTCGGCGGCACCGTCGACAACTCCGGCGCCCGCGAGTACGGCCGCACCGAACTGGCCGTCTCCAAGCCGTCCTCCACCCTCTTCGAGGGCACCCCGGCCGAGCAGTCGGTGTGGATGTCGCACGGCGACGCCTGCTCCGCCGCCCCCGAGGGCTTCACCGTCACCGGCTCCACGGACGTCGTCCCGGTCGCCGCCTTCGAGAACGACGAGAAGAAGCTCTACGGCGTCCAGTACCACCCCGAGGTCATGCACTCCACGCACGGCCAGCAGGTGCTGGAGCACTTCCTGTACCGGGGCGCGGGCCTGAGCCCCGACTGGACCACGGGCAACGTCATCGAGGAGCAGGTCGCGGCCATCCGCGCGCAGGTCGGCGACAGGCGCGCCATCTGCGGGCTGTCCGGCGGCGTGGACTCCGCGGTGGCCGCCGCGCTCGTCCAGAAGGCCATCGGCTCCCAGCTGACCTGCGTCTACGTCGACCACGGCCTGATGCGCAAGGGCGAGACCGAGCAGGTCGAGAAGGACTTCGTCGCCGCGACCGGCGTGCAGCTGAAGGTCGTGGACGCCAGTGAGCGGTTCCTGGGCGCGCTGGCCGGGGTGTCCGACCCCGAGCAGAAGCGGAAGATCATCGGCCGCGAGTTCATCCGGGTCTTCGAGCAGGCCCAGCTGGAGATCATGCGGGAGGACGGCCCGGAGGTCGCCTTCCTGGTGCAGGGCACGCTCTACCCGGACGTCGTCGAGTCCGGCGGCGGCACCGGCACCGCCAACATCAAGTCCCACCACAACGTGGGCGGGCTCCCGGACGACATCGAGTTCGAGCTGGTCGAGCCGCTGCGCCAGCTGTTCAAGGACGAGGTCCGGATGGTCGGCCAGGAGCTGGGCCTGCCGGACGAGATCGTCCAGCGCCAGCCGTTCCCGGGCCCGGGCCTCGGCATCCGGATCGTCGGCGAGGTCACCAAGGAGCGGCTCGACCTGCTGCGCGAGGCCGACGCCATCGCCCGCGAGGAGCTGACCGCGGCCGGCCTCGACCGCGACATCTGGCAGTGCCCGGTGGTGCTGCTCGCGGACGTCCGCTCCGTCGGCGTCCAGGGCGACGGCCGCACCTACGGCCACCCGATCGTCCTGCGGCCGGTCTCGTCCGAGGACGCCATGACGGCCGACTGGTCCCGGCTGCCGTACGAGGTGCTCTCCAAGATCTCGACCCGGATCACCAACGAGGTCACGGACGTCAACCGCGTCGTCCTCGACGTGACCTCGAAACCCCCGGGCACGATCGAGTGGGAGTGA
- a CDS encoding pyridoxamine 5'-phosphate oxidase family protein, translated as MTSGSPVNWAGFAAAEPGLAGTVEARFGAYPHHVLATLRKDGSPRTAGLEVRFLTGELWLGMMPDSLKALDLRRDPRFALQANPGDGTGMGGGDVRIAGRAVEVEDPRTKAGYVREVEPPEPFHLFRTELTEVVRTRVEDDKYLVVEIWQPGRPLRTVRRA; from the coding sequence CTCCCCTGTGAACTGGGCCGGTTTCGCCGCCGCCGAACCGGGCCTGGCCGGCACCGTCGAGGCACGCTTCGGCGCGTACCCGCACCACGTGCTCGCCACCCTCCGCAAGGACGGTTCGCCCCGCACCGCCGGACTGGAGGTGCGGTTCCTCACCGGCGAGCTGTGGCTCGGCATGATGCCGGACTCGCTGAAGGCGCTCGACCTGCGCCGCGATCCGCGCTTCGCCCTCCAGGCGAACCCGGGGGACGGCACCGGCATGGGCGGCGGGGACGTGCGGATCGCCGGCCGGGCGGTCGAGGTCGAGGACCCGCGGACCAAGGCCGGATACGTGCGAGAGGTGGAACCGCCGGAGCCGTTCCACCTCTTCCGCACCGAGCTGACGGAGGTCGTGCGCACCCGCGTCGAGGACGACAAGTACCTCGTCGTCGAGATCTGGCAGCCCGGCAGGCCCCTGCGCACCGTCAGACGCGCCTGA
- a CDS encoding succinic semialdehyde dehydrogenase has translation MTDAQAPELTGTNPLAPTPEGARTAADVVTPELVAQLTKGVAGSGRTANHTPFTGEKLADLPESTPEDVAGAFERARAAQAVWAQVPVRQRAAVLLRFHDLVLERQAEVLDLIQLETGKARLHAHEEVQAVAVAARHYGRKAPAYLRPKRHTGAVPTLTKVTELRHPRGVVGQIAPWNYPLELSVGDALPAFVAGNAVVMKPDTETCLTALWARDLLIEAGLPAEVFQVVLGDGPVVGPEVVRHADYVSFTGSTRTGREVAQGAAARLVGVSLELGGKNAMLVLEDADIEKAAAGAVRACFSSAGQLCISIERLYVHASVADAFLERFAARTRAMRLGTSLSYGADMGSLVGERQLATVTAHVADAVERGAKLVAGGVARPDIGPYFYEPTILDGVVAPMTVCAEETFGPVVSVYRFTTEDEAVEHANSTPYGLNSSVWTKDARRGRDVAARLRTGTVNINEGYAPAYGSVQSPMGGMKDSGLGRRHGSEGILKYTEAQTVAHQRLLPMAPSLGMDDEKYAAFMSRSLRLMKSLRFR, from the coding sequence ATGACGGACGCGCAGGCCCCGGAACTCACCGGCACGAACCCCCTCGCCCCCACCCCGGAGGGCGCCCGCACCGCTGCCGACGTGGTCACGCCCGAGCTGGTCGCCCAGCTCACCAAGGGCGTGGCCGGGTCCGGCCGCACCGCCAACCACACCCCGTTCACCGGCGAGAAGCTGGCCGACCTGCCCGAGTCGACGCCCGAGGACGTGGCCGGAGCCTTCGAGCGGGCCCGCGCCGCCCAGGCCGTGTGGGCGCAGGTGCCGGTGCGGCAGCGGGCCGCGGTCCTGCTGCGCTTCCACGACCTGGTCCTGGAGCGGCAGGCCGAGGTCCTCGACCTCATCCAGCTGGAGACCGGCAAGGCCCGCCTGCACGCCCACGAGGAGGTCCAGGCCGTCGCCGTCGCCGCCCGGCACTACGGCCGCAAGGCCCCGGCGTACCTGCGCCCCAAGCGGCACACCGGCGCCGTACCGACCCTCACCAAGGTCACCGAGCTGCGCCACCCGCGCGGCGTCGTCGGCCAGATCGCCCCCTGGAACTACCCGCTGGAGCTGTCCGTCGGCGACGCGCTCCCCGCCTTCGTCGCGGGCAACGCCGTCGTGATGAAGCCCGACACCGAGACCTGCCTGACCGCCCTGTGGGCCCGTGACCTGCTCATCGAGGCCGGGCTGCCCGCCGAGGTCTTCCAGGTCGTGCTCGGCGACGGCCCGGTCGTCGGCCCCGAGGTCGTCAGGCACGCCGACTACGTCTCCTTCACCGGTTCCACCCGCACCGGCCGCGAGGTCGCCCAGGGGGCCGCCGCCCGCCTGGTCGGCGTCTCCCTGGAACTCGGCGGCAAGAACGCCATGCTGGTCCTGGAGGACGCCGACATCGAGAAGGCCGCGGCGGGCGCCGTCCGCGCCTGCTTCTCCTCGGCCGGCCAGCTGTGCATCTCCATCGAGCGGCTCTACGTCCACGCGTCCGTCGCCGACGCCTTCCTGGAGCGCTTCGCCGCCCGCACCAGGGCCATGCGGCTCGGCACCTCCCTCTCCTACGGCGCCGACATGGGCTCGCTGGTGGGGGAGCGGCAGCTGGCGACCGTGACGGCGCACGTGGCGGACGCCGTGGAGCGGGGCGCGAAGCTCGTCGCCGGCGGTGTCGCCCGCCCGGACATAGGCCCGTACTTCTACGAGCCGACCATCCTCGACGGTGTCGTGGCCCCCATGACGGTGTGCGCCGAGGAGACCTTCGGCCCGGTCGTCTCCGTCTACCGCTTCACGACCGAGGACGAGGCCGTCGAGCACGCCAACTCCACGCCGTACGGCCTGAACTCCTCGGTCTGGACGAAGGACGCCCGGCGCGGCCGCGACGTCGCCGCCCGGCTGCGCACCGGCACCGTCAACATCAACGAGGGGTACGCGCCCGCCTACGGCAGCGTGCAGTCCCCGATGGGCGGCATGAAGGACTCCGGCCTCGGCCGCCGGCACGGCTCCGAGGGCATCCTCAAGTACACCGAGGCCCAGACCGTCGCCCACCAGCGCCTGCTGCCGATGGCGCCCTCGCTCGGCATGGACGACGAGAAGTACGCGGCGTTCATGAGCCGCAGTCTCCGGCTCATGAAGAGTCTCCGGTTCCGGTAG
- a CDS encoding GMC oxidoreductase, whose amino-acid sequence MPQDAYDYDVLVVGSGFGGSVSALRLTEKGYRVGVLEAGRRFTRESLPKNSWDLKNYLWAPKLGMFGIQRIHLLGNVMVLAGAGVGGGSLNYANTLYVPPKPFFDDPQWRGITDWHEELTPYYDQARRMLGVRLNPTMTPSDVHLKAAAERMGCGDTFHMAPVGVFFGDGEDADGTAKAGPGEQVPDPYFGGAGPDRKACNECGECMTGCRHGAKNTLNENYLYLAEKAGAVVHPMTTAVSVTDDSRGGFAVATLPTDRKKRGKRGKQQAGRTFTARRVVLAAGTYGTQTLLHRMKAGGQLPHLSDVLGELTRTNSEALVGAQTDDRRYRGATGEPRADFTRGVAITSSIHPDANTHIEPVRYGKGSNSMGGLSILQVPYAGQTASGASRVLGFLGHAAKHPLLVLRSLSNRKWSERTIIGLVMQSLDNSLTTHLKPAGVGKGLLTARQGHGSPNPKQIKAATDGASALAAEINGFAGSNVGELMGTPLTAHFLGGCPIGASRETGVIDPYHRLYGHPGISVVDGAAVSANLGVNPSLTITAQAERAMSYWPNKGESDPRPAQGAGYERVAAVAPRSPAVPERAFGALRLPFVEMPTVPPKK is encoded by the coding sequence GTGCCCCAGGATGCATACGACTACGACGTCCTCGTCGTGGGATCCGGCTTCGGCGGCTCCGTCTCCGCCCTCCGCCTCACCGAGAAGGGCTACCGCGTCGGCGTCCTGGAGGCCGGCCGCCGTTTCACCCGGGAGTCGCTGCCCAAGAACTCCTGGGACCTGAAGAACTACCTCTGGGCGCCGAAGCTCGGCATGTTCGGCATCCAGCGCATCCACCTGCTCGGGAATGTCATGGTCCTGGCAGGCGCCGGGGTCGGCGGCGGCTCGCTCAACTACGCCAACACCCTGTACGTGCCGCCGAAGCCCTTCTTCGACGACCCCCAGTGGCGCGGCATCACCGACTGGCACGAGGAACTCACGCCGTACTACGACCAGGCCCGGCGCATGCTCGGGGTCCGGCTCAACCCGACGATGACCCCCTCCGACGTGCACCTGAAGGCCGCCGCCGAGCGAATGGGCTGCGGCGACACCTTCCACATGGCCCCGGTCGGCGTCTTCTTCGGCGACGGCGAGGACGCCGACGGCACGGCGAAGGCCGGGCCGGGCGAGCAGGTGCCCGATCCGTACTTCGGCGGCGCGGGCCCCGACCGCAAGGCCTGCAACGAGTGCGGCGAGTGCATGACCGGCTGCCGGCACGGTGCGAAGAACACCCTCAACGAGAACTACCTCTACCTCGCCGAGAAGGCCGGAGCCGTCGTCCACCCGATGACCACGGCCGTCTCCGTCACGGACGACTCGCGCGGCGGCTTCGCGGTCGCCACGCTCCCCACCGACCGCAAGAAGCGCGGGAAGCGCGGGAAACAGCAGGCGGGCCGCACCTTCACCGCCCGCCGCGTCGTCCTGGCCGCCGGCACCTACGGCACCCAGACCCTGCTGCACCGCATGAAGGCGGGCGGCCAGCTCCCCCACCTGTCGGACGTGCTCGGCGAGCTGACCCGCACCAACTCCGAGGCACTGGTCGGCGCCCAGACCGACGACCGGCGCTACCGCGGCGCCACCGGGGAGCCCCGGGCCGACTTCACGCGCGGCGTCGCCATCACGTCCTCCATCCACCCGGACGCCAACACCCACATCGAGCCGGTCCGTTACGGCAAGGGCTCCAACTCGATGGGCGGCCTGTCCATCCTCCAGGTCCCCTACGCCGGGCAGACCGCCTCGGGCGCCTCGCGCGTCCTGGGCTTCCTCGGCCACGCGGCCAAGCACCCGCTGCTGGTCCTGCGTTCGCTCTCCAACCGCAAGTGGTCGGAGCGGACCATCATCGGCCTGGTCATGCAGTCCCTGGACAACTCCCTGACCACGCACCTCAAACCGGCCGGCGTCGGCAAGGGCCTGCTCACCGCGCGCCAGGGCCACGGGTCGCCCAACCCCAAGCAGATCAAGGCCGCCACCGACGGTGCCTCCGCACTCGCCGCCGAGATCAACGGCTTCGCCGGCTCCAACGTCGGCGAGCTGATGGGCACCCCGCTCACCGCCCACTTCCTCGGCGGCTGCCCGATAGGCGCCTCCCGGGAGACCGGCGTCATAGACCCCTACCACCGCCTCTACGGCCACCCCGGCATCTCGGTCGTCGACGGCGCCGCCGTCTCGGCCAACCTCGGCGTCAATCCGTCCCTGACCATCACGGCGCAGGCCGAGCGGGCGATGTCGTACTGGCCCAACAAGGGCGAGAGCGACCCGCGCCCCGCGCAGGGCGCCGGGTACGAGCGGGTGGCCGCCGTCGCGCCCCGGTCGCCGGCCGTCCCGGAGCGGGCCTTCGGCGCGCTGCGCCTGCCGTTCGTGGAGATGCCGACGGTGCCGCCGAAGAAGTAG
- a CDS encoding LAETG motif-containing sortase-dependent surface protein — MCEDTKVDVGIEGLPGEIAAGSGWHEFSLNVANDSGSTLQNLEYLAGASADRDGEKLFESKKVGLQAWNPEDRTWEDLDELGYAVGYIGYTDELAPDYEVAVPMRINVRVDAPVGAGFTLGATIYGDADGECTGFGDVAYRFRIVAPGTDTDGTRPQEGGKAPVTVRKPAAGTPEVTGSLAATGSSSALPVIGLVGGLAVVVGGGAVFVVRRRRAGSDT; from the coding sequence GTGTGCGAGGACACCAAGGTCGACGTCGGCATCGAGGGCCTGCCCGGCGAGATCGCGGCGGGCAGCGGCTGGCACGAGTTCTCGCTGAACGTGGCGAACGACTCCGGCTCCACGCTGCAGAACCTCGAGTACCTGGCCGGCGCCTCCGCCGACCGCGACGGCGAGAAGCTGTTCGAGAGCAAGAAGGTCGGTCTCCAGGCCTGGAACCCCGAGGACAGGACCTGGGAGGACCTCGACGAGCTCGGCTACGCGGTGGGCTACATCGGGTACACCGACGAGCTGGCGCCCGACTACGAGGTCGCCGTCCCCATGCGGATCAACGTGCGGGTCGACGCACCCGTCGGCGCCGGATTCACGCTCGGCGCGACGATCTACGGCGACGCGGACGGCGAGTGCACCGGCTTCGGCGACGTCGCCTACAGGTTCAGGATCGTGGCCCCCGGCACGGACACGGACGGCACCCGGCCGCAGGAGGGCGGCAAGGCGCCCGTGACCGTCCGGAAGCCGGCCGCCGGCACCCCGGAGGTCACCGGGAGCCTCGCCGCGACCGGCTCCAGCTCGGCGCTGCCGGTGATCGGCCTCGTCGGCGGGCTCGCCGTGGTGGTCGGCGGCGGTGCGGTGTTCGTGGTCCGGCGGCGCAGGGCCGGCTCGGACACGTGA
- a CDS encoding chorismate mutase: MTVTAADKTGARTPEAADVITGARERIDALDDRIIGLIQERMAVSAVIQDARITSGGRRVNLSREMEVLDHYREALGKPGTALAMTMLELCRGQV; encoded by the coding sequence ATGACCGTCACCGCAGCAGACAAGACCGGCGCCCGCACCCCCGAGGCCGCCGACGTGATCACCGGCGCCCGGGAGCGGATCGACGCCCTGGACGACCGGATCATCGGGCTGATCCAGGAACGGATGGCCGTCTCCGCGGTCATCCAGGATGCGCGGATCACCTCCGGCGGCCGCCGCGTGAACCTCTCCCGCGAGATGGAGGTGCTGGACCACTACCGGGAGGCGCTGGGCAAGCCGGGCACGGCGCTGGCGATGACGATGCTGGAGCTGTGCCGCGGGCAGGTGTGA